In Aureibaculum algae, the following are encoded in one genomic region:
- a CDS encoding cytidylyltransferase domain-containing protein, with translation MTGIIIQARKGSTRLPNKMVLPFYQEKGVLELLIEKLTTHFPTNKIVLATTNNPLDDELVNIAENHKIQYYRGSENNVLERFINAAVKHNLKTVVRICADNPFLEMEHIFKFIDEIESENADYVSYKLPNGLPTIKSHLGLFTEIVSLKALQKVNKSTSLSLYQEHVTNYIYEHPEEFKIKLIEMPNYMDDTENIRLTLDTIEDFKLEQQLYHEMKGESIEHLVNYLKKNQRLQQQMQQEISKHTK, from the coding sequence ATGACTGGAATCATTATACAAGCAAGAAAAGGATCTACAAGATTACCCAATAAGATGGTATTACCTTTTTATCAAGAAAAAGGAGTATTAGAATTATTGATTGAAAAATTAACAACACATTTTCCGACTAATAAAATAGTATTGGCAACTACCAATAACCCTTTAGATGATGAATTAGTCAATATCGCAGAAAATCACAAAATTCAATATTATAGAGGAAGTGAAAATAATGTGTTAGAACGTTTTATAAATGCTGCTGTTAAGCATAATTTGAAAACAGTAGTTAGAATTTGTGCCGACAATCCATTTTTGGAAATGGAACATATTTTCAAATTTATCGATGAAATAGAAAGTGAAAACGCGGATTATGTCAGCTATAAATTACCAAATGGACTGCCAACAATTAAATCTCACTTAGGTTTATTTACTGAAATCGTTTCTTTAAAGGCTTTACAGAAGGTGAATAAAAGTACTTCCTTATCTTTGTATCAAGAACATGTTACTAATTATATTTATGAACATCCTGAAGAATTTAAAATTAAATTGATAGAAATGCCAAATTATATGGACGATACAGAAAATATACGGTTAACTCTAGATACTATTGAAGATTTTAAATTAGAGCAGCAATTATATCATGAAATGAAGGGTGAATCTATTGAACATTTGGTAAATTATTTGAAAAAAAACCAAAGGTTACAGCAACAAATGCAGCAAGAAATAAGTAAACACACAAAGTAG